CCGTTGGTCCGTTGGTTGGAGGGGCAATTCCGTCCTGTTTTGGCTCCCTAGAGGAGGCCATTCTGTTCCCTGTCGTCCTCGAAGATGGGGTCATTCATAGCCCCGTTACCTGTGGCGGACCCGGGCGGACGCCTTCTGTCACAGTTCCCGTCAGCTCTGAAGAGGCCATACCTGTTTCAGTCCCCTGTAGAGGCCGTATTCAACTCCATACCTGTCGGCCACTAGAAGATCACCTAGGAGTTTCTGGAGGTCCAGGCTGGTTCCCGCCGGCCCGGggctctgtgtcctctgttcttctctgtacAGGTGTCGCCCCCGAAGTGCTTGGTGGTGCTCGAGTGAGCACAACTGCCCTCGTCTCCGGCGGCCAAGAGGTGGCCACACCGCTTTTGGATCTGGTGTCCTCTGCTTCCGTGAGCAGGTGCAGTTTCTGGTAGTCTGGTCCCGACCACATCTGTCTCAGCTGCTGGTGGTCTGGCACTGACCACATCCACATCAGTTCCTGGTGATCCAGCACCGACCATGTCTGCATCAGcccctggtggtctggcaccgacCACATCttcctcagttcctggtggtacGGTCCCGGCCACCTCTCTGGCTTTGGTTGTCTGTCCTCGTCCCTGGTTCCGGTCCATCCGTGGTTTGTTTCTCATctttggttctggtcctggttcttTGCTTGTCGTAATCCCTGGTTCAtacctcgtctctggttctggttctggctccttGTCGGTTCTTGTCTCTAGTCCCGGATCAGCCGTCTCGTCTGCCTGCTTGGGGTCTCGCCCTCGGCTCCTTCGTCTGCGACCTCCTCGACTCTTAGGCCCCCTGGACGGGCGGCTGCCTGTAGGACGTCGCCGGTTCCTGTGGGCCACTGGGCGCACTCTGCTGCATCTCTGGCCAACTCGACTCGTCTGCCGCCAGGATGGCGTCTCGCACTGTATGGGGCTCGGGAGGCGGCTGTTTCCGGTGCCGACCTCCCAGAGTCTACTGCTCGCCACTGGACTCTGGTGGTGCTCTTCTGGCCCAGCGACTGCTGGGTCGCACCCCACCTCACCTTCCTTTCCCTGGAAGAGGATGAGTGAACTTTGTTTTGAGTCACCATATTCGGACTTCATATTTGGACTTTGTGTTGGACTGCTTATTTGGACTCCTGTTTGTACCCGGTTTGGGATTCTGCATGCGTCTTATTAGAGGCTGGTGGTTGTTGCTGGTTGGTGGCTCTccaccagtcctccctccgcccaccctggttGTTTTGCCTCGtatcctcctccagtcctccctccatccaccctGCTTGGGGTTCATTGGACATTCGGGGGGGGCTGTTGGGTGCCTGTGGATTCACCCtggggaggggggtactgtcacagtctAGGTTTTCGTCTCACATTTCccgttttattttggtaacacttccggtttctgttccaTCATGTTACTGTCCTGCTTATGTTTAATCACGAGATGACACAGCTGCTTTCAATCCGGTCATTAGATCAGTATATTACCACCAGCACTTGCCTTTGTTATTCGCCAGGTTGTTGACTTTGTTCGATTCCAGCATTCAGTTCCTCAGCTTACCTGTTACCACTTAGTTTGATTGCACATTTCGTCTCCTGGATTCTCCCTGTCGGTACTTTAGCCTGAGTTATCTATGTGTATGACCTCTTGCCTGATTtacctgtctacctgcctgtcggATTTGTACTTTTGCCAATCTGCCTTCCTGTTTTATGATTTGTGCTGGTATTTTGACCTAGAGAAACATTAAACCGTTTATCTGCTACTGCGAgtctctgaagctgtgcatgtgggtccgctgcctCCGCTCAACCTTCGTTTGTGacactgacggcctcattgcacttggaggaactgcggaaccagtgATTTAAATCTAGGGTCTaagagtgttgctggggtcagcaaactgaggtggttttgtttaaataggaaagttctgtcaaacaaatgcgacatttaacctgcataaaaaaatatgattagtaaactaagagtcactttgaaataatctgaattcagatacaTCAAgtgaaaaccttttaaaattaattaattcttttaataatacactttcactttattataaaatttaattaaaaacgacaccttattttccgatactGTATGAGAtcaattatagatgaatttgacaaTGAACGGCAGACCTTTTGGCATATGTATCCCGACACATGCACTTCCATACTTtttggcgcgtcagacagtaactaatacaggaactgtatcgtcACGTGACTTTCCCAACGCGATAGGTGCACCGACATAGTGTTCTGCTCTATGACCTCAGCGCATGCGTGGACGCATAGGTGTTGCTGGACCCACAACTAGTTGTCACTACTTTACAGTATCTAGTTTTGCTTTACGACTCGTGCATGACCTCGTACCTGTTCTTGCACTCGTGTTTTTCCCTAGTCCCTGTCGGTACCCCGTCTGTGCTGAATTCTGTTATGActgttgcctgcctgaccacgctttgCCTGCTGTTTTTCGAAACTTACTGTAGCTATTAAAACCCTGTTACTCAAGTCCTGTCTCAAGAGCTGTGCAATTGGCTGTGCATCCTTCTCTCCTGCTCATTCCAACCAGCCGTGACAATACTTTACTTTGCTTAAACACAGTTATTAAAATGTCTCGTGTGTAGTTGTCCTCTGGGCATTGAACAGCCCTTTAGCTGCTGTTGAGACTGTGTAATCAGAACCTTCCAGTTGGAAACTGTTCACACCTTTTCACATCAGTGTCACATGGAGACACAACTGCAGTCAGAGGTGTTAACGGCTAATAAGCGTCAACACAAATACATGATGCAACCAGTACACAAGAGACAAGTAAGTCATTAAAGCACAATCAACCAAATCAAACCAAAGTTTCACCTTTGCATAATGCCATCATTGAAAGCATAATAAAtgtcaaaaacatttattaacagtTACTGAGTTAGTAAAAGCTCTGAGTCTAAACACTGGCTCCCTCCAAGGTTCAGttcatttaaattcaattcaattttatttatatagtgccaaattacaacaaggctatctcaaggcactttatagacaactaaacccaacaaatcccacacgCTGTTAATTACAAACTGACagtaacagtggagaggaaaaaaaaccctctctaacgaggaagaaagtacaaccaggctggatgtgggcggccatctgccttgaccgtttggggagggagagagaaagaaaaaagcacagcaacaaacaagcaacaacagagcacaggcaggatggttggaccagagactggacacaggcaagataGTTGAATCAGGGGgactggacacacagacacatacctccctccctcctccctccctccctccctccctccttgtctgtctgtctgtctgtctgtctgcctgcctgcctgcctgcctccctctctgcctgcctccctgcctgcctgcctgctttcCAAGGTGGTAGGTGGAGCATGACAGCCTCTACTCAATCAGCTATGGGGAGCCAGGTCACAGTCTATTTCtgtcctgtctcctctctctctgctgctatTATGTAGCGCCAATATGCTTGTTTAGCGTGAGATCAGGAAGGAGTGTGTGCTGCTCTATATTGACGTCAAAGGTGTGAATCAGAACTGAAATGCAAATTTCAGAATTAGTAGTCTCAGGTAAAACTAAAATTGAAGGTTAAATGTTCTTCAGTTGAACTCCTCGCAGTCCAGATGAACAAGGGGCCGGTTGTTGAGAAACTACATCACTTCATGTTTGATCAAAGAACTTTCCCTGTGGTGATGGAAGAAGGTGAACTCTGCTTCCCTCAGCTGCTAAATGCCTCCTGCAGGAGGCCAAATCATCGTCGCTTTGAGGTGGTGTTCGTTAACATCCTGCTGACCTTCATCTCTGTGCTCACTACTggtctcaacctgctggtcatcatcaccatctcaTACTACAGGTAGATTTGCATTGTCTGCCACAGTACCCTATATCTAAAACAGGATGTCTGATTCAACCTCAATTTGACTGTCAGTGAGAGTATCAGTTGGCAGACAGTTATACACTACAAAAATTGTTTTTGTGTAGTGTTTCAGCAACCAGTGTAAAGGTCAGCAGATTTTGTGCAGTGTCCAGTGTACATGTCTATTAAAGTTAAAGTACTACACAATCTAGATTTCCCTTTTTGTGACATAAATTAAGATACACAAAAAGCATGTAGTGAACTAAATGCCAGGGGTATTTTTATCTGTATagtaatgttaaaaaatgtaTGTCACTCTAACGTTGATGTTTCTATtactgtttttaaaactttttttgttttgttgctgttgatTTGACTCATTAGCTCATGTCTCTCTTTCAGGAAGCTCCACTcctccaccaacctcctcctcctctctctggcagTATCAGACTTCATGATTGGGCTCCTGCAGATTCCAGTTGAAATCCTGATTTTCAATGGCTGCTGGTTTCTTGGTGACATTGTATGTGCTCTAAATTCATTTTTAGGTTTTGTAACTAGCAGTGTTTCTGTGGGGAACATGTTGCTGATTTCAGTTGACCGCTATCTGGCCATCTGTGAGCCAATGTATTACCCCACTAAAGTGACTGTAGCAGCAGtgaggctctgtgtgtgtctgtgttggattctgtctgttatttacagcagctggattGTGAGGGACCTCTTCACAAAGCCAGACAGGTATTTGACCTGTTTTGGAGAGTGTGTAGTTGCCATTAGTTACATTGAAGGAACCGTAGACTTTCTCCTGACGTTTGTGGGTCCCATAACAGTCATCATAGTCCTGTAcatgagggtgtttgtggtggccgTGTCTCAGGCTCGTGCCATGCGCTCTCATGTTGTAGCTTTCAAACCTCAGAGTTCAGCAACTGCAAACAAGTCTGAACTGAAAGCTGCCAGAAATCTAGGTGTGGTAGTAGTTGTTTTCCTCCTGTGCTTCTCACCTTATTACATCTGCAGTGTTACGGGTGCAAACAGCTTAGACAGCCTTTTTCAGATCTGGCTGCTGTATTTTAACTCATGTCTGAACCCTGTGATATACGCTCTGTTctacccctggtttagaaaagcTATAAAACACATTATCACTCTTCAGATCCTGCAGCCGGGCTCCTGTGAAGCCAATATACTCTAAAGGCCCAATGTGttatatttaaattgtttttgaaGATATTGgtaacaacaacacaaagtgtACATGTCACAGTGAAACAGAAATATAATGAAATGTAATGGGAATTTCCCCATTGACTACAAATAAAGGTTTTAGATTattttctattctattataATAATGATTCAATTTCACATAACTGTTGAATCTGCGTGAATCTACTAAGCACATATTGAATAGAAATCAGTAAAACTGCACGCCCATAGCTGGTGACTTGAACATtaaacagacaacaacaaacaaaatatattacaCAAGATGCTAAATATCCACTGTCATAGTAGGCTTTAGGATATCTGAAATCAGGAGAGTTaatgtctctttctgtccagtagttgtgcttctctcctctctcccccccacccccactctttctccctctctgtcctcacccacaggtatcattggactcaaagtttggtgtctgtgatgggcagctgcggatccaaccatcctgcctgcatccagtccctggtcctaccatcctgcctgtgctctgttgttgcttgttgttgcttgttgctgttgctctgcttttctatctctctatcctctcaccccaaccggtcgaggcagatggccgcccacatccagtctggttctgctggaggtttcttcctcgttagagagggagtttttcctctccactgttgctgtcaaattaaatgcttgctgtatgtgggatttgttgggtttagttgtgtgaggttttaaaccttactttgtaaagtgccttgaaataactttgttgtgatttggcgctatataaataaaattgaattgaattgaataatgCTTCTGTAAACTCCAATTTCCAGTTCTGTTGGCTTTAGATGCCACCTGTAAACACTGTGACTTTTCATTTggcattttaaatgttaaaggtGAACAGTTTAAAAGTATCTTATAGTGccatttatataataatgttcacattaaaaaatcttagaaaaaaaaaacaatagagaaaaaaatagtgTGATTTAAGTTGGCTTTGTCACCAAATATGAGTTGTTTGAGAAATCTATGTACACtgtagggcggcacggtggtgcactgtcacctcacagcgagaagggccTGAGTTCAATTCCCGGGGTgtcccaggtgcctttctgtgtggagtttgtatgttttccccgtgtttgcgtgggttctctccaggttctccggcttcctcccactgtccaAAGACATGAATTAGGATGATTGGTCACTCttaattgcccgtaggtgtgagtgtgggtgtgaatggttgtctgtctgtgtgttgccctgctatggactggtgacctgtccagggtgaaccccgcctctcgcccaaagacagctgggataggctccagcacctccgCGACCCCtcatgggaataagcggtagaaaatggatggatgaatggatgtaTACTGTATAGCAAAAaaattagtttatttttatgttttgcaaTTTTGCACTTGGTTGTGTTTACTTGGTTGTGATAGAACATTAAAGCCTCAgtcaacattaaacattaattttGTGCCCATTTCAATTCATGTTTTTGATCTAGCCAGTTTTCTATGCAATGTCACAGTCCGGGGTTTTGTTCAtgttcagttcctgttttattttgtaaacttccAGGTTTCTGTTCTACCAGGTCCTGCACTAATGCTCATTAGTCACAGCCATTGTCAATTAAGCAATTTAGTCTTCCTGTATTTAGTCACCGGCATTCACAACAGTCCTTTACCAGATCGTGACTTCTCATACCTTGTTCCAGCGTTGTTTGTTTACCTAGACCCTCATCGGATATTctttgcctgtacctttgccttACCTGCTCGATCTATTGACTGACCGCGTGCTTTTGTTTGACAATGCTTtttgcctgctccctctgtactgCTGCCATTCTGCCATTGTGTTTTTGACCGCTGCCTGTATCCTGATGACCTTTTTACATTAAATCCCTTTTACATGCCTGTACGTCTCCCGAGCTGTGCTTGTGGCTTCGTCACTTGAGACTGCAGCGCCACTGTGACATGCAATTACTTCTGTTTATAGATTAGTTTCTGaacaaatattataaataagtGCATTTGTGTATATAAACTGGATTACATTAGGTACATAGTACAATAGTtgtatattgtaaaaaaaataattgtatggttttgctttttcaatTTATCAGGCAGAAGCCTGCATattcaaatgtgtttatatgtgtaaCTGTCAGAGAGATATTTTGTTCGTTTGTATGTTAAAAGGTACCTGATAATACAGCTTTTGACTCTGtcaagaatattggacttcgaTGTCTTAGTAAGGTCTCTGtgaattttcattccataaaaccctttagatcgtccacactgccactgtcaatgtgtggttttcactcccaatcaataaaagcagttttctgggcgtgtcgcaagcgaacctgctcgccacacctctgtgcaaaagcgcatacctttttttttttttttttaaattggcttcatggatacaaGCCagggttaggatacaataggtggcagtagtgcgacattgagaatgcaatccaccgcaatcatCCACAGAAGATGAAGActcactacaggactgcacaacaaTGTCTAGCTGGTCTGGTAGCATAGtacaaccatacatctacgatcccgaatctgacctgaagctgaagaggaggctgttgaagtcaccacatttcggctgatgcaagatgtgtctcattggtaatgttgcatttacttttacaatttatttgttttatgtaatTTACAAAACGACTAGCAATTGCTAATGCTTATCCTCAATGGCCTATGCAGTTTGAATATTCACAaaacgacttacctggaaaaacTCTCGTTattagaaaacactactttagcttacattatacaaataaataaaagtttgagagcatagctgaaataatattaatgtattttacactgtttttgtcttacttgtgctgctgctctgacataattttattgtaaaaatgtgcattgatattcagagcaatcactgcatgacctacctgggaacaaaaagcattggttcaaaatatatattgacctaacctattttttactgcttttagttaTGTTTTTTCATCATTgttgataaacctgacagtaatatgtctctgtagcTGAAGTTGTTACGGGTATGTAGTCTAGTCTAGTCTACAGGTATCTGAGCTGGTGCTAGGGAATCCTGGGGTTAAGAATCTGAGTTGCTATCTCTTCATGCGTGGGTTGTGGATGAAGGCAAAGTTTCAGACCatggtaaacagaccatgttctgggtagggggtaaacttggttatgttggagatttgtttctgcagcaggacaggtatagttgtagacagaagACTTTGGGCGAAAGCAGtgctctaccagatggaagctgtggctgtcctcaccatcacctcatcaaaacaaaggtactgcaatcagaattgtacaTTAGtaaaatgttcagtattatgtagTATGTACAAagaattaaaccaaacaagatcacaggcctgcctgtgctaaaacaaaagataaacagttgttacaattcaaatatagaatctaaacagtctataccaattaaaatttaaatcttctattgcctat
This genomic interval from Betta splendens chromosome 21, fBetSpl5.4, whole genome shotgun sequence contains the following:
- the LOC114846913 gene encoding trace amine-associated receptor 13c-like — translated: MNKGPVVEKLHHFMFDQRTFPVVMEEGELCFPQLLNASCRRPNHRRFEVVFVNILLTFISVLTTGLNLLVIITISYYRKLHSSTNLLLLSLAVSDFMIGLLQIPVEILIFNGCWFLGDIVCALNSFLGFVTSSVSVGNMLLISVDRYLAICEPMYYPTKVTVAAVRLCVCLCWILSVIYSSWIVRDLFTKPDRYLTCFGECVVAISYIEGTVDFLLTFVGPITVIIVLYMRVFVVAVSQARAMRSHVVAFKPQSSATANKSELKAARNLGVVVVVFLLCFSPYYICSVTGANSLDSLFQIWLLYFNSCLNPVIYALFYPWFRKAIKHIITLQILQPGSCEANIL